The Hordeum vulgare subsp. vulgare chromosome 4H, MorexV3_pseudomolecules_assembly, whole genome shotgun sequence genomic interval AATTGATCGGTGCAGGATCCGTTCACAAGAATTCCCAAGCGATATTACCATCCAGGTTGGGGAGAGCAGCTTCAACTTGCACAAGGTAACCAGCCAATCCCACCTTTGATTCTTCTTACCGCGCGCTTAGAAATCACATGGATTCAGCAAGAATCATGAGTTGTGACGACAAGTATGCATGCCATGTTCCTGCAGCTCCCGCTGGCATCTAAATGCGGCTACATAAGGAAGCTGGTGTCGGGGGCCAACGGGTCCAGGGTCACCCACCTCGAGATCACGGGCATGCCCGGCGACGCCAAGGCCTTCGACCTCGTCATCAAGTTCTGCTACGGCGTCAACTTCGAGATCACCGCCGACAACGTCGCCATGCTGCGCTGCGCCGCCGAGCACCTGGAGATGACCGAGGAGTGCAAGCCCGGGAACCTCGTCGGCAGGACCGAGGCCTACCTGGAGGAGGTGGCGCTGGCGAGCCTCGAGGGCGCGGTCGCCGCGCTCCGCAGGGCCGAGGAGCTCCTCCCGGCGTCCGACAAGGTGCGGCTCATTACCAGGTGCATCGACGCCATAGCGACCATGACCTGCGGCGACGGCAGCCATGAGGGGCTGGACGGCGTGGGCGTGCCGCCCAAGGCCGTGGAGGACTGGTGggccgacgagctcacggcgctgAGGATCGACACCTTCCAGAGGGTCATGATCGCCATGAAGGCGAGGGGGTTCAAGGGCATCGCCATGGGGACGATGATCATGCTCTACGCTCAGAAGTCCCTTCGAAGACTGGTAATCGTGCCGATCACATCACTTTAGAGCACAACTCTTGCTAGCTAGCGTCTGACGCATACTGTCGACTTGTAACTTGTTGCAGGACATGAACGGGAGGGACCGGAAGAAGATGGAGCCGAGGCAGGAGCACGAGAAGCGGGTGGTTCTCGAGACGATCGTGAGCCTCCTGCCGAGGGAGAAGAACACCATGTCGGTGAGCTTCCTGTCGATGCTGCTCCGGGCGGCGATCTACCTCGACACGTCCCTGGCGTGCCGGCTCGACCTGGAGACGCGGATGGCCGCGCAGCTCGGCCAGGCCGTGCTCGACGACCTGCTCATCCCGTCCTCCTCGCCCGAGGGCGCCGGCACGGCCTACGACGTCGACGCGGTGCAGAGGATCCTCGCCGGGTACCTCGAGAACGAGGGCGAGGCGACGCGCCTGGACTACAACACGGACGACGACTTCGCCTCGGCGGCGTCGCCGCCCAACGACGTCGGGCCGGTCGGCAAGCTCATGGAGAGCTACCTCGCCGAGGTCTCCTCGGACGTGAACCTGCCCGTTGACAAGTTCACCGGCCTCGCCGAGCTCATCCCGGAGCGCGCCCGGTTCAACGAGGACGGCATGTACCGCGCCATCGACATCTACTTGAAGGTCCGTTCGTTATACTCGATCTTCGTCCGTTTACTTGTTGTTTAAGCGCTCAATTGTTGATCGACGGTTTGGGTAGGCGCATCCGTCGCTGGGCGAGGGCGAGAGGAAGAAGGTGTGCGGCGTGATGGACTGCCAGAAGCTGTCGCGGGAGGCGTGCGCGCACGCGGCGCAGAACGACCGGCTGCCGGTGCAGACGGTGGTGCAGGTGCTGTACCACGAGCAGCGGCGCCTCCGCGTGCCGCCGCCCTCGCAGGCGCCGAGCGGCGCGCCGTCGTACGCCGGAGGGGAGTCGCCGGCCCTGTCGTATAAGCCGACGCCGAGCTTCAACGGGCGGGAACGGAGCGCGCCGTCCAGCGAGGTGTCGCGGCTGCAGCGGGAGAACGACGAGCTGAGGATGGAGCTGATGCAGATGAAAATGCGGCTGAGGGACCCGTCGGGCGCGGCTCCAGCTGCGGCACCGCCGCTAGCGGCCGGTGCAACCCGGAGCTCCCCGGCGTCCGGGAAGCCGCCTCTGCCGAAGAAGCAGGGCGGggccagcggcggcggcggtggcggcgggttCATGAAGAAGCTCGGGCGGCTCAACCCGTTCGTGCGCGACCCTCTGGCCGGCGGCAAGGTCCGCACGAAGCCGCCCAAGGATCGCAGGCACTCCATTTCTTGACACCGAATACTGTAATCTAATCGTCACTTGAAGATAAGTAAGCATCTTAGCATGGACGTAGCACTGTACAGCTTGTAATCCGTGTAACAGTTTTCTTACGGACACGCATGTTCGTCtcaagttcctacgatgaagaaccTCAAACCCCAGTAATGCTATAACTACGGACATGTTACACGATGTttaatcaagttcctacgatgaagaaccTCAAACCCCAGTAATGCTACAACTATGGACATGTTCAGGACGGGCCCGCTTCATCCTAGACCAATCAACATAGTCCATCTCTGCTTAGTCTGTAAACATCGTGTAACATGTCCGAAATTGTAGCATTACTGCCTCAAACCACTGTAAAAAAAAATTGGAACTCCAAGAGTTCAGTGGTGTACAGTTCTGCAAGTTATGTCCAACTGCAACGTGGGCTGATCGGATCACTACGCCATGGAAGATGGAAGCAACCGAAGCATCTTTGGTGTTGATCGCGACACTATCTCCTGTCTCTCCCGGGGAGAATGCGATAACGTTGTTCTGGCTAGCAATGCACCTCCAGCTCAGGACAAGGGACAACCAACACCGAGACGTGACCTGGAATTTGGCCTTGATACGGCCAAGATACATCCATCACAAAAAACCAATAGGCGAAAAGGAAAGGAGATCAGGAGTGCGTCTCCATTCTCCTATCCTAAGAAAAGATGGcaacaattttcaaaaaaaaaaaaaagatggcAACATTGCGCCCGCTCCTACTCATCATGAATCAGTCGGCACCGCCAGCACTCTGTATGCACAATGGGATACACATGATTCAGGGCAAAACTCAACCAGTTTGGTTCAGGACATCAAAGCGTTATACAGGGCACGCGCTTGCCTGGGGTCAAAAGAATCCTAGTAGAGTTCCATAGCAACACAATGTTCAAGACAAGCCATTGATTACCTATTCCACTTTTTTACATAGGTGTAGTGCTAGATACGTGTGTGTCTCCACAGGCGCACATCAGCTTCCGATCACAATGCGATTAGCTGTGCCAACTCTATCCAGATGCCGCTAAACCATAACTGGGCGCACAAAACAGTTCCAAGTCAAGCTATATCTTCCTCGTTGTTTTTCATCGGGAAGCCATCGACCAGAAGTTCAGCAGGAAGGACGGTGTCAGAGCGAACCAGCTCATGAACGCCATCGCCGTCGCGGTCTCAAAGCTTCCGCAGTGGTTCTCGGCACAGATGTTCAGATCGTTGTCGATTAAGACGGTGATGCCCGCTGATGAGCATGCTGCGCCGAAGATCAGTGCTGCCGTGATCTACCAAGAAACAACGACGATCACTATATTAGACCTCACACAGTCAAAAGAATGCATTTATAATTTGCAGGATGAAACTAACATGCAGGAGCTTGCCATAACAATGCAGTCTCATTCAACTGTGGTAATCTGAGCACGTACTTTATCTCACTGCAAGATTTCTTACTCTATAAACCACACAGCTAATATTCTTAAAAGAACGATGGAAAAGCACTAAGTTACTAGATACATGGACAAGCTCACACGGGTAGCAcatttatatactccctccgttcctaaatataagtctttctagacgtttcactaatagactacatacggatgtatatagacatatttaaaAGTATAGatccattcattttgcttcgtatgtagacatttagtgaaatctcttaaaagacttatatttaggaacggagggagtatatctcaGCACAAATTGTTTAGACAAAAAAAAAAGATATAATAGTAAATTGACCAAGTGAATCGACCAAGCATCATAGACATGAGCAGATATTTATATTGACTTACCCCATCACCAATCGCGAACAGGCAAACAGCGCGGCGGTTCCGTAGACAACGCTTAACAAGCAATGCATAGATATCGACAATGGCAAGCGAAAAGCTCCACAGGCATTGCAATATGGTTGCTGCAACAAGATAGCTGGCCAAAACAGCATTTCGTCAGTTTGCCAGAAACTAGAAATACAGAATAGCACTGCCAGAGTAACTTGAGTGCAGCAGAAACAAGCAAATAAACTAGACACAGCAGAGCTTCCTTTTATAACTCCAAAGCATGAACACGCTCTGTGTTGTTTGCTGTATACTGGGTAAACAAACAAGTACCCACCCATGTCTATCCAGTCATCACTAATGCAAATGTTGAATTTCTGTTACGCACAGGCATGCCCATATAATAAGCAGTAACAAAACCAGATAAACCTATGTATATTCAAGAAGGCTTGGCTAaatgaatttggaaaatattaaagATCTAGCATGATAGTTTTAGATGTAGAAGTCTAAATTTCTCTTAAAATATTACACGAAAGTACATAGTATGATCAAATTTCCACATTGTAGTATGATCCGAGGGGTAATTTTTTTATCTAAGATCATTCAGAATAACTACATAATTAACTTGAAAGGTTGGGACTAAATCATTCTATACAAACCCAACATAGTTGTACCAGGAATTGTTTAGTAAGGTAAAACAGTGCTACAAGAGTAGTTTGTATCAGGAAGACCTTGGTTTCTGTAATCAGAGGGGGGTGGACGCTGTTTTCTTAAATTAAAAAACAGTGCCACAAGCACGCACACACACACCCCTTTTGTTATATCAAAAAGTGAATTTGAAGTACGTATGTTAGCAAAAGGAAAAATGCCTGCTGGTTCCCCAGTCTTTGCCAAAAGGAAATTTTGCGCTACAACTCAATTAAAAGAACTCAATAATATGTATAAGACATAAGGGACCTCTGTTTTAGTCTGGTAGATAATGTAACAATCGACTATTCTGCCCATGGCAGTTTCATAAATAGTGAACAGAAATGCAGTTTAGTACGTTGAGGATAAGTAGAAAGGGACATGTGGATGTGATATTTCTCTTCCTATTGTAGTTCACTAGTTTGTGACATGGGATTGTACCCTTGAGATATTCAGTAGATATTGAACCACAAAGCAAAACggtcaaaaacaacaaaaaccctGTTTCCTATCGTAGTTCACTAGTTTGTGACATGTTCATATGCATATGGTGGCATTATATTCCTATATGATATGACATGAAATTGCATGTTTTTAGGAAGTAGTAAATAGATTAATCAATTATTTTATTTGCTTCTAGAATCCTTTGTTTCATATAATTAATCTCACTAACAATTTCAGAATTCGAGTGGTGCACGCACTCCCCTGTTTTTGCCACTTTGACTCAGCATACTGTCATCTCACCTTGAAATTGTGCATGTTCAGTGGAATAGCACATATATGCAGCTGCTGAGATAACAATAGTACCCGCTAAACCACAATACAGAActgtcaaaataaataaataaaataccatGTTTCAGGATAACAATAATCCTCACATGATTATCTTTGTTTGCCCCCTCCATAAATATACTATGATGATACATAGgcacatttttattttgttttgtgcaCAAGGTAGTAGTACTCATCCAAATTCACACTCCTACCATTCATTCTGAGCTGAGGCAGGAGTGGCCATAGACACAGGTTTCCACAAGTTGCATAACAAACATCATTCCAAGCTTTGGGAACCTATCACCGACATGAGCTAAGCTCCAACAGATGGAGTGCCAGAGTACATAGCAGATCATATTTCCGTTCTTGAACACCGAATTCCCCACGGCCCCAAGCTCTAAAAGTGCACACACACTTCACCCAGCAGTACATGTGAGATCATATTTCCCTGCTTGAGCAGCGATTGGAACTAAACGTAAAGCGATGGATGCTAAGGTCCTACACGTCCAGTTGGGGCAAATACTAGTACTAGTGATGAGAAATTACTAGGATGGGGGGTGGGGAGGAAGGTTACCAGAAGGCGCTGACGGAGGGGAAGTCGTTGGTGGAGGCCATGACGGCGAGCGCGACGGCTGCGAAGGCGAACTGCGCGAGGCGGAGCGCGAGGCCGCCGGCCGTGCCGGGCATCCCGGGCAGGTCCTTCATGAGCACCCCCGTGGGCTGCTCCACCGGATCCGTCGGCGGCGGCGCCTCCACCGGGTGCACCGCCGGCCTGCTCGCGAACATCTCGACCCCCGCCCCCCGACGGAACAGGCTCAGCCTCCTCCCGCCTCGGGACCGGTGGGGGCTGGGCGAAGAAGGGTTTGGACTGGATTGGGCGGAGTCGACGAGGATGagagcggggaggaggggcgagcgGTGCGGGCCACACGCGCCGGGGTCGatcggggaggggctggttgccgTTGGTTCGCCTTGCTTTTGGCCGGGGGGAAAGGCGACGGCAGTTTCTGGGGAGCTGCAGCCGCGACGGCACGCCGTGGGGTCCTTCACTCTCTCTCCTctgtccctctctccctctcctcagcGGCGTGGTGGACGGAAATGGGCCGGGGCGGGCGGGGCCGGGCAGGGCTGACTTTGCTTCCTTGTCCGTGCCGCCACTGTGCGGTGGCGGGCCCGGTCTGCCCGTCCTTCTTCTCGCCCGGCCCGGCCCCGCCTGTCTGTAATTCTGCCAGTACTCCAGCATTTTTCCTGACGGGTACGAGCGTGAAGCAGAGGCGGACGTGAGCGATCGCGGTCCTGTGTCACGGGCGCGTACGTGCTGGCCCGGAACGGAAGGACGCGGTCGACCGCGCGGATCACGAGCGCGTAGCGCACATTCCGTCCCCCCGGCGTCGGGAGGGGAACGGACCCGAGCGTGGGCGGAAGCGTGGCCGTAGTGAATTGCAAAAGACTATCATAATTCGGGCTGTATTCATAAGTTGGTGTcatcttttaatttttttttataaattcatatCAAGATACAAACCGTATTTTGTAAATCATGTATTTCTACGTATAGATGCTCTTTCTGACAGATATGGCTCATCGGTCAGTCTCTTACAAGAAAAACCGGCCTGAACCATTTTGGCCGGGGGAAAACCGGCTCTCTCTCTATGCAGACCGGATCCACCCGCACTCGCGCTTTCTCTGCAGCACGGCGGGCAGTACGGCAGCCAGGCCGGTGTTCCTGCAGCACTCTTCACGCTCTCGGCTCTGCCTCCGTTCCCCTCCGCAACCCGCACGCGCCACGCATCGCCCTCCAAGAAAGAGTCCCGGCCAACCGCCCCGAGATCTCCATGGACGCCGGCGCCGCACACGCCGACATGGCGGCGGGAGGGCCCGACGACGCCGACGCGGCCTTCTTCTCGCGCCGCCGGTACCGCTGCTGCTGCTTCTCCGCACCGTGGCAGTCGTCCTCCTCgtacgcccgccgctcgcccgcgGGGACGACAATGGACGAGGAGTGGTCGGAGCTGGTGGCCGGCCCGCGCTGGAAGACCTTCATCCAGCAGCTTCTCCTCCACCCCGTCCTTGCACAGCGGCGGGAAGAAGAGCCAGAACGACGTGCCCGCGAcgaacaccaccaccagcaccgtcGCCACGGCCCACGGCGGCGACGGCAAGACCCTCGCCGCCCACCACCGCGCGCACCACCCCTCGGCGACGCAGCAAATGTCGTGGAGCAGGAAGAATGCGGTCATCCTACCGTCTGGCCGCCGAAGGATGAGGTAGTACACCATGCCCTCGTGCATCAGCCCGGACACGAGGAAGGTGGCCAACACGCCCGCGGGGTTCCCGGCGCGCGCGCGCACGGGGTCGTACACCAACGGCCGGAGGATGGCGGACACCATGAGGTTCCACCTCCCGCCCCAGAAGCCCTGCAGCGATGACGCCAGGTAGGGGCGGTCGAACTGCGGCTCCGTCTCCATGCCGAGCGCGACGGCGGCCACCGCGATGCACGGGAAGAAGAGGTCGAGGAAGCAGTAAATGTGGACGTCGTAGAGGGCCCGGCGCGCGTAGTGATGCAGCCGAGCGTTGTACTGGTAGACGCGGAGGATGGCGGCTATGACGACGACCTTGGCTGCTGCTGGTGCTGTCGGGGCTGGCGCTGGCGGGCACCGTGGTGGGGTTGGCCGTGGCCAAGCCGGTGTTTCTGCTCTTCAGCCCCGTGCTGGTCCCGGACGCGCTCACCATCGACATGGCCGTCATCGGGTTCCTCGCTTCTGGCGCGCTCGGGCTGGTCGGGGGCCGACCCTTGGGGAAGAGGCGGTGCGCGATGGCCTCGCAGATGAGCGTGGAGCGGTGCTGGTGGTTGCGGTGGGGTGGAGGGAGTGGCCGGCGGGGTGTGGCGGTGGTGGCGGTGAGGGGGAGGCGGGGTGGAGGAGCAGGGTGGGCTCGGTCTAGAGGAGAAGAAGGTTTTTTTTTTGCCTATCCGGTTCGGATTGAGAGAGAGTTGGTTTTTTCCAAATCAAAACGGTCCGGACCGGTTTTTCTTATAAGAGACTGAACGGTGGGCCATATCTGTTAGAAAGAGCATCTATACATAGAAAtacagaatttgcaaaatacgatCTGTATCTTGATACGTATTTACAAAAAAATTGAAAGATGACACCAACTTATGAATACGGTCCGAATTGTGGTAGTCTTTTGGAATTAATTGGCGTGGGCGTGGCCAATGCCATCCAGACGCATTGCCGTCTGGGCGCGGTATCGGGCTTGCGCCGAAGGGCACGCGTTGCCTGTTTTTACTTTGGAAAAAGTCCATTTTGAACCCTGAACTGGTAGATGTCTGCTGGAATTGACCCCGGAGTACAAATCCCTCTCGATTGCACCCTGAAGTAACAAATCCCGGTCTAAATTGAACCTTAGAGTGCTTTGCCAAACGGGGATTGGTGATGTGGCCGGGAATGCTTTCGTTGGCGATGTTCTGGACCGTAAAGAGCGCAGCTGGAGTGGGCCGGCCCACTAATTCCGGTCTGGAGGGTGTTGTACATGCCCGCAAGGCTTAATCCCCGTCCACAACTCCACCTCCTGCGTGCCTTCCCCTCTTCCACCTCGCAGCGCGCGGCGGTAATGGCGACCGGCGGGTGATCGTCTGTACGACGATGATCGTCACGACGTGGCGGCGCAAACAAGTGGAGGTAAACACCCCGATGCCCTCCTTCTCCGATGCTAGTAGTTTAGGCTCTGATTGCGGCAATTTTGTTAGGGTTTACACTGGTTTTGGGGTAGGGTTTTTTTCGAGCAGAAAAGTTGAGATATTTTTCAATTTAGCCGTAGATTTCGATGTTGAAATGTACAGATAGGTTAATTTTTGCTCCTATTATTTGTCTACTGCAGTGATAGCATGGATTCCACCGAGATTTTGCATGTCTGTTTCCATCTGGGTGGGGAATTCATTCGTACTGGCCCCAATCTGCAATATGTTGGAGGAGATGAAGCTAGGTCAGATATAGAAAGGGACAAATTATCTCTACAGGAAGTAAAGGGCTTTTTGAAGGATCACATTGCCCTGAAGGAGTCTATGAAGTATTATTTCTTAATTCCTGGTCATGAACTTGTGAATGGCTTGATGTTTCTGGATGATGACAGCAAATGTCTTAAGATGGAAGATTATGTAGATGTTGGTGCTATTGCAGATGTCTATGTAGAGTACCATGGAGAAGAAGAAAGTGCTGACAGTAGCACTGGCAGTGACTTTGAGGATGAGATACTTTCTTGGACAGATTCTGAACCTGATGTTGTGATGACAGCTGCAGAGCCTGCTGAATCTGACACTGATGTGCTTATCACTGATGCAATAGGTGTGGTCAGACAAGTTATTTGCAGTCCTCAGAAGCACAGAAGCACTGGAAATGTGACTGAACCTCCAAATGTTAGTGAAGGACCATTTTCTCAAGTGCTTGATCCAACTCAACACACAATTGCTGCGGCAGGGAATGATGTTGTTGATTCTGATTCAGACAGTGACTTTGTGTACACTCCACATAGTGATGACAGTGGAGAAGATTCAGAGGTTGTGGAGCTAAGGAGACATGCTAGGAAGTTCAAGAAAAAAATGACTAACAGTGCACCTGCTCAACAAGCAGCAGCTAGAACCAGTTCAGCAGCCAACAAGTTCAAGCCTCCAAGGAAGAGAGCTGCAACTACTGCAGCTGGATCATCTTCAGTCACAACACCTGGAGCAAACAGAGGAAGAAGGGCTGCAACTACTGCAGCTGGATCATCTTCAGTCACTGCACCTGGAGCAAAGAGAGGAAGAAGGGCTGCATCCTCAGTTCCAAGCTACCAATACTTCACGTGCGGTGGAAACTACTAACTATGCCACCAGCTTGCATGTTCTACTACTTTTGATGATGTTGCAGTGTTGCAAACATTTGATGCCCTATAATGGATGGTATACTTTTGATGATGTTCATATACCATCCCTAGCCTGAAATCAAATATGTATCAGGTTATGGATGGTATATGCCCTGTAATGGATGTTACTGTCATGTTGCAATGGATGCAATGGATGCTATATGACCTATATGCTATGAAGTACAATTAAGATCTAAAATATATGCTATATGCTATGGATGCTATAAAATAGATGGAATCCAAAATGACAGGGACAATTTAACACAAACTTGTCGCATTGCAGAGAGCATAATTTTCCTTATTACAATGATCAAGTACTTGTCCATATCAAACTACAttgcaactggtaagcaactacaTTGCTTACAAAGCCATCACTGCATGAACATCTTGCCTGCAACTACACCCAACACAAACACAATGAACAGAAACACAACATTATCATATTTGGCCTTCACAACAACCAATTCTTCATTCTTCTTCCTCAGTTCATCTTGCACAGATACAAGCATCATTGCTGTTTCATCATCATTGGCATTCATGGTTGCAGTGTGATCTTCCACTTGAGACACACTCCTCTGCCCTTTAAGCATCCACACCTCATCACGAAGATCACCAACCAGGTCACTTAGAAATTTGGGCAGCTCAGGGTCATGCCACTCAACATAGCCGCAACCACCATGCTGTTCAAATGTAGAGAGGAGAAACAATCAGAACagagaggagaagaaatcaaacatagaggagaagaaaatCGAACATAGAGGGGGAACTCACCAGCGCATCCACGCAGGAGTAATATCTCCTTCTTGGATTTTGATGGCTCCAAGAGATCCAGCGCGGCGCCTTCCTCGGAGGATCGCACCGGCACATCTTCGCGGGTTCGTACGCCATGGCATCCTCGCGGTAGCGCACCGGCGGCCGCGCATCCGCCGCTCGCCTTCCTGCAGCATGACGGAATCCTGGACCGGACACATCAACAATCGACGACCACGACATATCCCTCTCCGGCGTCGGCGCCAGCATCCGCCGTGGCACTCTGATTTCTCCTCCACCCTCGTCTGATTTCTCACCGCTCGATGAACCCTAGCTTCGTTGCCCAATCGACTGGATATTTCCGTTGGAGTAGGTGCGGTGCGGTTAAGACATGGTCCCATCCGTCAGAATCCTGGTTAAAACACTCTAAGGTTAGATTTAGACCGGAATTTGTTACTTCAGGATGCAAACGACAGGGATTTGTACTTTGAGGTCAATTCCGACAGACATCTACCAGTTTAGGGTTTAAAATGGACCTTTTCCTTTTACTTTTTAGTAGCGGGAGGCGCGGTCGCGTCGCGGCTTTGCTTGCCGACCGCGCGGGGATTCGTTCGGCCGTCGCCATCAGAACACGGCGCGGAGGAAGAATCGGCGCGCGCGCGCGTGCGTGGAAGAAATCACTGCAGGCCAGGTCGGCCCGGAGAATTTCGCGTCGGCTAGAACCGCCGGCCGGCCTAAACAACAGACTAGACAAGGCTAATTCGGGGCCCACCGCTATTATATGGTGCCCGTTATACATTTCCAGATTTGTGCCTTGACGAGCTACGTTATTACAAAATCCAATTTCTATGTATTTTTTTCGGTTAGTCGTCGTCTACTTCGAGCCTTCGACCATGCACGGGTCAGTGGCGGATCTAGAAATAATTTTGAGTGTGTCCACACTTCAAAAAAGTTAaggtctactccctccgtttctaaatataagtcttttaagagatttcaccagGGATCTACATATggaataaaatgagtgaatctacactctaaagtatgtctatatacattcatatgtagtccactaatgaaacctctaaaaagacttatatttaggaacggagggagtattcaatTGGCTTGGTTGGGCCTTGAAAATCAAAACTTTTTTACATGGTTAAAAAATACATCCCAAAATTCTAGATGTGTCATGGCACACCCGGCACACCCGCTGGTTACGCCACTGGCATGGGTATATGTATATATTCTACAAAGAGGGACGAAAAAGATTACCATCTTTCATGTCTCTCTTGAAATAGGCTTTCGTCCCGCTATATGGATATAACAACCACCAGATACAACATCTCGATTAACGCTGGGGCTGGCAGCACAAGCACGctcaaaagaaaatacaaaagaaaataagagaaaaatGCCAACAACGCCGGATCAACGAAAGCTACGGCTCCCCGCGACCGCTGTGCCCATCGAAGATAACCACCACGCTCCAAAGCCACCGAGTTGTCGTGTACCAAGCACCGCCTTCAAGAAGGAGTGCGACGATGTCGACGCTGCTGCCCGGACGAATCCTAGAATTTCTACCAATACATGGAGGGTGGTGAGGTGAGAGGATCACCCGACGCCCTTCAACAAGGATGACGGCGCCCGCAGGCGTCACCACGTTGGTGCCAGCAAGACCGACAGGAATTTCTCCCGACCCCTCGCACCCGCCACCCAGGACCAATCTTCGGCTTCATGACACCCGCCGCCCACAACATGCACCAACACAGTCACGAGGACACCGCCGTCGTCTCACCACGTCCAACGAAGCAAGACCGATCGGATCCAAACGAGACACCCGTAAATAACAGACCGGACATAGCAGCAGAGGCACATCAGACCAAATGTCCAGCCGAGCCCATAACGGGCCCGTGAAG includes:
- the LOC123449377 gene encoding BTB/POZ domain-containing protein SR1IP1, whose amino-acid sequence is MQTDTQFSSAAMKRTSDWIRSQEFPSDITIQVGESSFNLHKLPLASKCGYIRKLVSGANGSRVTHLEITGMPGDAKAFDLVIKFCYGVNFEITADNVAMLRCAAEHLEMTEECKPGNLVGRTEAYLEEVALASLEGAVAALRRAEELLPASDKVRLITRCIDAIATMTCGDGSHEGLDGVGVPPKAVEDWWADELTALRIDTFQRVMIAMKARGFKGIAMGTMIMLYAQKSLRRLDMNGRDRKKMEPRQEHEKRVVLETIVSLLPREKNTMSVSFLSMLLRAAIYLDTSLACRLDLETRMAAQLGQAVLDDLLIPSSSPEGAGTAYDVDAVQRILAGYLENEGEATRLDYNTDDDFASAASPPNDVGPVGKLMESYLAEVSSDVNLPVDKFTGLAELIPERARFNEDGMYRAIDIYLKAHPSLGEGERKKVCGVMDCQKLSREACAHAAQNDRLPVQTVVQVLYHEQRRLRVPPPSQAPSGAPSYAGGESPALSYKPTPSFNGRERSAPSSEVSRLQRENDELRMELMQMKMRLRDPSGAAPAAAPPLAAGATRSSPASGKPPLPKKQGGASGGGGGGGFMKKLGRLNPFVRDPLAGGKVRTKPPKDRRHSIS
- the LOC123449379 gene encoding CASP-like protein 5A1; the protein is MFASRPAVHPVEAPPPTDPVEQPTGVLMKDLPGMPGTAGGLALRLAQFAFAAVALAVMASTNDFPSVSAFCYLVAATILQCLWSFSLAIVDIYALLVKRCLRNRRAVCLFAIGDGITAALIFGAACSSAGITVLIDNDLNICAENHCGSFETATAMAFMSWFALTPSFLLNFWSMASR